The segment GAGGAATTATTAGCCTATTCTCAAAAAGAATTGACTAGTTTAGATATAACCTATAAAGTACTAGGGAATTACCTGGTCTATATGACCAGCTAGGATGAAGACAGATGAATAAAAACAATAATATCCTAACCCATCATGAACAATTGAGGTTAGATTATTTGCAAAAAAATATCCACTACTTAAATGACAAAGAATGTCGTGAGTTGGATTATCTATTATATAAAAAAGAGCTGAGAGAACGGCATAGAAGTCCAAGGCAATCTCTACGTAGCTTCACACCAACGGCTTATGAAGATGACTTCGAGGAAGATTATTTTGAAGAGGGTGATGAGCAAGAGGAACTGTTGCCTCGCTATCCTGAACGTAAATCCAGAAAAAACAGACAAGCCAAACCTCAACGGTTTCAGTCCTCTCGTATCGAGCCCAAAGCGAAAGTACCTAAACCTAAAAAAGCTCGTAAAAAGGGTGGTTTCAAGCGCTTTATTGGTTTCGTATTGCTTGCTATAGCGCTAGTGATTGTAGCGATGGGCTATAATTTCTTCAAAGGTATGAATAGCGTGAGCGAGAAGCCGGTAGCTGAGGTCTTCAACGGCGTAGATACATCGAATGGGACAAATATTTTAATTTTGGGAACAGACGGTCGTGTTGGCGAAAGCTCAGGTGAAACTCGAACGGATACCATCATGGTTCTAAATGTGAATAACACGGATAACAAAGTCAAACTTGTTAGCTTTATGCGGGATACCTTGGTGGATATTGAGGGATATGAATATAAACTCAATACTGCCTATACTTTGGGAGAACAGGATAATCAGCAAGGGGCTGAAGAAGTTCGGAAGGTGTTGAAGAATAATTTTGACATTGATATCAAGTACTATGCGATGGTGGATTTTGCAACCTTTGCGACAACGATTGATACACTTTTCCCTGAGGGCGTAACGATTGATGCACAGTTTTCAACTATTAATGGTGAAGTCGTTAGCTCAGTAGAAGTGCCGAATGATTTACAGCTGGAAGAAAATGCTCCTGCTTATCAAACGATTCAGGTCGGTGTACAGCAGATGGATGGTAAGACCTTGCTTAACTACGCGCGCTATCGTTCGGATGATGAAGGTGATTTTGGTCGTACGAGACGTCAACAGGAAGTGTTATCTGCTGTTATGACACAAGCTAAAAATCCAATGAAACTATTCTCTGGCTCCGAAGCTATCGGTAAGGTTGTGGCCATGACTCCGACAACAGTGCCACAAAGCTTTATGTGGCTACAGGGACCAGGCCTTCTATTGGATGCGGCAAATGGTATCGAACGTGTTACAATCCCAGAATATGGAGACTGGATTGACGACTATGATATGTATGGTGGTATGGCTCTTCGTGTTGATTTTGAAAAATACCAGCAGCGCTTGGCTGAGTTAGGCCTGCGTTAAGAAATATGGTATACTAGAAGTGACTTCGGTCACTTTTTTAGTGGTCCAAAAATAGAAAGTAGAATTATGTTAAAGAAAAACGATATTGTCGAAGTAGAAGTTGTAGATTTGACACATGAGGGGCAGGGTGTGGCAAAAATTGATGGTTTTGTCTTCTTTGTAGACAATGCTCTTCCAGGCGAGAAAATTTCTATGCGCATCTTAAAACTTAAGAAAAATATTGGTTTTGGTAAGGTGGAGCAATGGCAGAGCTTCTCACCAGACCGTAATCAGGACTTGGATTTGACCTATCTAAGAACAGGTATTGCTGACTTGGGGCATCTCACTTATCCAGCCCAACTAGCTTTTAAGAAAAAACAAGTTGAGAATAGTCTACGTAAGATTGCGGGTATTTCAGAAATAGAAGTAGCAGATACGTTGGGAATGGACAATCCTCTTGCTTATCGTAATAAGGCAGCTGTTCCAGTTCGTCGT is part of the Streptococcus suis genome and harbors:
- a CDS encoding LCP family protein; this encodes MNKNNNILTHHEQLRLDYLQKNIHYLNDKECRELDYLLYKKELRERHRSPRQSLRSFTPTAYEDDFEEDYFEEGDEQEELLPRYPERKSRKNRQAKPQRFQSSRIEPKAKVPKPKKARKKGGFKRFIGFVLLAIALVIVAMGYNFFKGMNSVSEKPVAEVFNGVDTSNGTNILILGTDGRVGESSGETRTDTIMVLNVNNTDNKVKLVSFMRDTLVDIEGYEYKLNTAYTLGEQDNQQGAEEVRKVLKNNFDIDIKYYAMVDFATFATTIDTLFPEGVTIDAQFSTINGEVVSSVEVPNDLQLEENAPAYQTIQVGVQQMDGKTLLNYARYRSDDEGDFGRTRRQQEVLSAVMTQAKNPMKLFSGSEAIGKVVAMTPTTVPQSFMWLQGPGLLLDAANGIERVTIPEYGDWIDDYDMYGGMALRVDFEKYQQRLAELGLR